From a single Nymphaea colorata isolate Beijing-Zhang1983 chromosome 4, ASM883128v2, whole genome shotgun sequence genomic region:
- the LOC116252978 gene encoding uncharacterized protein LOC116252978, with product MGWLTKDGQVSREDDKIHTDVLAEARKACYKARDAFYACMEKEVDKKPTEIASVGLLYPSDCKAARAEFVSQCRPTWVKHFDRQYCAKKRVQRLLDSDDPRRGPITLPQPYTFKP from the exons atgGGCTGGTTGACGAAGGATGGCCAGGTTTCACGAGAAGACGATAAGATCCACACTGATGTCCTCGCGGAAGCTAGGAAAGCCTGCTACAAG GCCCGTGATGCATTCTATGCTTGTATGGAGAAGGAAGTGGACAAGAAACCCACAGAAATTGCTTCCGTCGGCCTTCTCTATCCCTCCGATTGCAAAGCTGCCCGTGCTGAGTTCGTCAGTCAGTGCCGGCCGACGTGG GTGAAGCACTTTGATCGTCAGTACTGTGCAAAGAAGAGAGTGCAGAGGCTTCTCGATTCTGATGATCCGAGGAGGGGCCCTATCACGCTTCCACAACCTTACACCTTTAAACCTTGA